A window of Exiguobacterium sp. FSL W8-0210 contains these coding sequences:
- the pyrF gene encoding orotidine-5'-phosphate decarboxylase, which yields MNQLYIALDFPTEAEVFSFLERFEETRPAVKIGMELFYAAGGTFVRKLVERGHAVFLDVKVHDIPETARRTMRIIGQLGVELTNVHVAGGKEMMIAAREGLRETNAETQLIGVTQLTSTDEAMLRDLKIEGAMPAVVREYAQLAEAAGLDGIVCSALDLPELVSACRTNFRFVTPGIRPTNSQADDQKRVATVLDARQNGATDLVIGRPITRVEHPEQIYLMLLEQWKGQFSW from the coding sequence ATGAATCAACTTTACATCGCGCTTGATTTTCCGACCGAAGCAGAAGTCTTTTCGTTTCTCGAACGGTTCGAAGAGACACGACCTGCCGTGAAAATCGGGATGGAATTGTTTTATGCAGCAGGCGGAACTTTCGTCCGAAAACTCGTCGAGCGTGGACACGCGGTATTCCTCGATGTCAAAGTCCACGACATTCCAGAAACGGCACGCCGGACGATGCGCATCATCGGACAATTAGGCGTCGAACTGACGAACGTCCATGTTGCTGGTGGAAAAGAGATGATGATCGCTGCGCGAGAAGGACTGCGTGAGACGAACGCTGAGACACAACTGATTGGCGTGACTCAGTTGACATCGACGGATGAAGCGATGTTACGCGATTTAAAGATTGAAGGAGCGATGCCGGCAGTCGTTCGTGAATATGCGCAACTCGCAGAAGCAGCAGGACTAGATGGTATCGTCTGTTCAGCACTCGATCTTCCGGAACTAGTTTCAGCTTGTCGGACGAATTTTCGGTTCGTCACACCCGGCATTCGTCCGACGAACAGTCAAGCGGATGATCAAAAGCGGGTCGCGACCGTTCTTGACGCTCGTCAAAATGGAGCGACGGATTTAGTGATCGGTCGTCCGATTACGCGTGTAGAACATCCAGAACAGATCTATCTGATGTTACTTGAACAATGGAAGGGGCAATTCTCATGGTAA
- a CDS encoding dihydroorotate dehydrogenase — translation MRERLRVELPGLSLKNPIMPASGCFGFGEEYAKLYDLSELGAIMIKAATGEERYGNPTPRVAESGMGMLNAIGLQNPGVDGILTNKLPFLETFDTAIIANVAGSTPEEYEFVAEKMSRHPGIHALELNISCPNVKSGGIQFGTDSLLAAELTRRVKRVSTKPVYVKLSPNVTSIVEMARAVEAAGADGLTMINTLVGMRIDVRTGQPILANRIGGLSGPSIKPVAIRMIHDVAQVVSIPIIGMGGVMEVDDVLEMIYAGASAVAVGTANFVNPYICQELIQQLPERMDELGIDHILDIRGKAYESTLHRA, via the coding sequence ATGAGAGAACGATTGCGTGTCGAGTTGCCGGGACTCTCTTTAAAAAATCCGATCATGCCAGCATCCGGATGTTTTGGATTCGGTGAGGAATATGCGAAGTTGTATGATTTATCAGAGCTTGGGGCGATCATGATTAAAGCAGCGACGGGTGAAGAACGCTACGGAAACCCGACGCCACGTGTCGCAGAGAGTGGCATGGGGATGTTGAATGCAATCGGTCTCCAAAATCCGGGTGTCGATGGCATCTTAACGAATAAATTGCCATTCCTAGAGACGTTCGATACGGCGATCATCGCCAATGTCGCAGGTTCGACACCGGAAGAATATGAGTTCGTCGCGGAGAAAATGAGTCGGCATCCAGGCATTCATGCACTGGAATTAAACATTTCCTGTCCGAACGTCAAATCGGGGGGGATTCAATTCGGAACGGATTCGTTGCTTGCCGCTGAGTTGACCCGACGTGTCAAACGAGTCTCGACTAAACCGGTCTACGTCAAACTATCACCGAACGTCACCTCGATCGTCGAGATGGCGCGTGCCGTCGAAGCCGCTGGTGCAGATGGTCTGACGATGATCAATACACTGGTTGGGATGCGAATCGATGTCCGGACGGGACAGCCAATCCTTGCGAACCGTATCGGTGGATTATCGGGTCCGTCAATCAAACCAGTCGCGATTCGGATGATTCATGATGTCGCGCAAGTCGTTTCGATCCCGATCATCGGTATGGGTGGCGTGATGGAGGTCGATGACGTCCTCGAAATGATTTACGCCGGGGCTTCGGCTGTTGCCGTTGGTACCGCAAACTTCGTCAATCCATACATCTGTCAAGAATTGATTCAGCAGTTACCAGAACGGATGGACGAACTTGGCATCGATCATATTTTAGACATCAGGGGGAAAGCATATGAATCAACTTTACATCGCGCTTGA
- a CDS encoding iron-sulfur cluster-binding protein yields MKQLLTVVSRRTVAQGATELVCRFEQPQIIAPGRFMHLRVGPLLRRPISIARVDHDLITFLFKEIGQGTAELASLRPNDTIDALGPLGNGFPIAAIHPTQRVVLVGGGIGVPPLYETMRQLVARGVTCEAILGFDTATSVFYEAEFQALGKTTVTTVDGTHGTTGFVTAALRPESYDVLLACGPEPMLRTLQQQPIEHKYLSIENRMGCGIGACFACVCKTPTGGYVKTCSDGPVFRAEEVVL; encoded by the coding sequence ATGAAGCAACTCTTGACGGTCGTCTCTCGACGAACGGTAGCTCAAGGTGCGACAGAACTCGTCTGTCGCTTTGAGCAACCTCAGATCATCGCGCCAGGGCGATTCATGCATCTTCGCGTCGGGCCACTCTTACGCCGACCGATCTCGATTGCCCGGGTCGATCATGACTTGATCACGTTTCTCTTTAAAGAAATCGGACAAGGAACAGCAGAACTGGCCTCTTTGCGTCCGAATGATACGATCGATGCCCTCGGACCGCTTGGAAACGGGTTTCCGATTGCTGCTATCCATCCAACTCAACGCGTCGTCCTCGTTGGTGGGGGGATCGGTGTCCCACCGCTGTATGAGACGATGCGCCAACTTGTCGCCCGGGGCGTGACATGTGAAGCGATTCTAGGATTCGATACGGCAACAAGCGTTTTTTACGAAGCGGAATTCCAAGCACTCGGTAAGACGACGGTCACGACCGTCGATGGAACGCATGGCACGACAGGATTCGTCACGGCAGCCTTACGTCCGGAAAGCTACGACGTCCTACTCGCCTGCGGACCGGAACCGATGTTGCGAACGTTACAGCAACAACCGATCGAACATAAGTATCTGTCGATCGAAAACCGAATGGGGTGCGGTATCGGAGCGTGCTTTGCCTGTGTCTGTAAAACACCGACCGGCGGGTACGTTAAGACATGTTCCGATGGTCCAGTCTTTCGGGCAGAGGAGGTCGTATTATGA
- the carB gene encoding carbamoyl-phosphate synthase large subunit, whose amino-acid sequence MPKRQDIQKILVIGSGPIVIGQAAEFDYAGTQACQALKEEGYEVILVNSNPATIMTDPTVADRVYIEPLQAEFVSRIIRKERPDALLATLGGQTGLNLAVELDRLGVLAEYGVELLGTKLSAIEEAEDRDLFRQLMFKRGHGVPDSEIVHTLEEAQQFRQQIGLPIIIRPAYTLGGTGGGIANTPEEFTRIVEGGLKASPATQVLLEKSIAGMKEVEFEVMRDATNQAIIVCAMENFDPVGVHTGDSIVFAPTQTLSDRDYQLLRNVSLDIIRALGIEGGCNIQFALDPTSFDYYVIEVNPRVSRSSALASKATGYPIAKLAAKIAVGYALSELKNPITETSFASFEPALDYVVAKIPRWPFDKFETADRTLGTQMKATGEVMAMGRTMEEALLKAVRSLEIGTADLYMPRFIEMADDALQQAIRQATDDRLFALYAGFVRGYSVEQIHDWTAIDRLFLEKLHHIWQLEQSVAAGLTPELLLHVKRYGFSDPMLARITGQTETEIRRMREAQAIHPVYKMVDTCAAEFASDTPYYYGTYERENEAIATNRSSILVLGSGPIRIGQGVEFDYATVHSIQAIRQAGYEAIIVNNNPETVSTDFSISDRLYFEPLTTEDVLEVIRNERPLGVIVQFGGQTAINLAESLAAEGVKILGTSLEDLDRAEDRKQFEAALTALDIPQPPGKTAVTVEEAVTAAASLGYPVLVRPSYVLGGRAMEIVYAQEELEHYMKHAVIASPERPVLVDRYLTGIELEVDAICDGTDVVIPGIMEHIERAGVHSGDSIGVYPPQRVSQDIKDRIVDYTTRIAKAFGIKGLLNIQFVYADGALYVLEVNPRASRTVPFISKVTGLPVARLATDIILGETLASYGLTSGVLPEEPLVSVKVPVFSFAKLKEVDPTLGPEMKSTGEVIGTDRTLEKALYKGLLASGMAIPEHGRVLLTVADPDKAEMTDLARRFASLGFTLLATEGTAAYLTEQGLPVQTVGKIDSSSESMLDVIEKGEIEYVINTMSRDSQVTKDGFIIRRAAAENQVVCLTSLDTAEAILRVIESRSFEASAIQAFTHEKKVVIQ is encoded by the coding sequence ATGCCTAAACGTCAAGATATCCAGAAAATTCTCGTTATCGGGTCCGGTCCTATCGTGATCGGACAAGCAGCTGAATTCGACTACGCTGGAACACAAGCGTGTCAAGCCTTGAAGGAAGAAGGATATGAAGTCATCCTCGTCAACTCGAACCCTGCAACGATCATGACGGATCCAACGGTCGCTGATCGTGTCTACATCGAGCCCCTCCAAGCAGAGTTCGTCTCACGGATCATCCGCAAGGAACGTCCGGATGCCTTGCTTGCGACACTCGGAGGTCAAACGGGTCTGAACTTGGCTGTCGAACTGGATCGTCTCGGTGTCCTTGCTGAGTATGGTGTCGAGTTACTCGGTACGAAATTGTCAGCAATCGAAGAGGCAGAAGATCGTGATTTGTTCCGTCAACTGATGTTTAAACGCGGGCATGGTGTGCCGGACAGTGAAATCGTGCATACGCTTGAAGAGGCACAACAATTCCGGCAACAGATCGGTTTACCGATCATCATCCGTCCGGCGTATACGCTTGGAGGAACAGGCGGTGGAATCGCCAACACACCAGAAGAGTTCACGCGAATCGTCGAAGGGGGACTCAAGGCAAGTCCGGCAACACAAGTACTTCTAGAAAAATCGATTGCCGGGATGAAGGAAGTCGAGTTCGAAGTCATGCGCGATGCGACGAATCAGGCGATCATCGTCTGTGCGATGGAAAACTTCGATCCCGTCGGTGTTCATACTGGAGACTCAATCGTCTTCGCTCCGACACAAACGCTATCGGATCGCGATTATCAATTGCTACGAAACGTCTCGCTCGATATCATTCGTGCACTCGGGATTGAGGGTGGATGTAACATCCAGTTCGCACTGGATCCGACGAGCTTCGACTACTATGTCATCGAAGTCAATCCACGTGTCTCACGCTCGTCTGCACTCGCGTCAAAAGCAACGGGTTACCCAATCGCAAAACTGGCTGCGAAAATTGCCGTCGGGTATGCCTTATCCGAATTAAAGAACCCGATCACCGAGACAAGTTTTGCTTCCTTCGAACCGGCACTCGATTATGTCGTCGCCAAGATTCCGCGCTGGCCGTTCGATAAATTCGAAACGGCAGACCGGACACTCGGCACACAGATGAAAGCAACTGGTGAGGTCATGGCAATGGGACGGACGATGGAAGAGGCCTTACTAAAAGCCGTTCGTTCACTCGAGATTGGTACAGCGGATCTGTATATGCCACGCTTCATCGAAATGGCAGATGATGCCTTACAACAAGCGATTCGCCAAGCGACGGACGATCGACTCTTCGCCTTGTACGCGGGCTTCGTCCGCGGTTACAGCGTCGAACAGATTCATGACTGGACGGCGATTGATCGCCTGTTCCTCGAGAAGTTGCACCATATTTGGCAGCTCGAGCAATCGGTCGCAGCTGGTTTGACACCTGAACTACTCCTGCATGTGAAGCGGTATGGATTCAGTGACCCGATGCTCGCCCGGATCACCGGACAAACGGAAACGGAGATTCGCCGGATGCGTGAAGCACAAGCGATTCACCCGGTCTATAAGATGGTCGATACGTGTGCGGCAGAGTTCGCGTCCGACACGCCGTACTACTACGGGACATACGAACGCGAAAATGAAGCGATCGCGACGAACCGTTCTTCGATTCTCGTCCTAGGATCGGGACCGATCCGGATTGGTCAAGGCGTTGAGTTCGATTATGCGACAGTCCATTCGATTCAGGCGATTCGTCAAGCTGGCTACGAAGCAATCATCGTCAACAACAATCCAGAAACGGTGTCGACCGACTTCTCGATCTCCGATCGGCTTTACTTTGAACCACTGACAACGGAGGATGTCCTTGAAGTCATCCGAAATGAACGTCCGCTCGGTGTCATCGTCCAGTTCGGTGGACAGACAGCGATCAACTTAGCCGAGTCATTAGCAGCAGAAGGTGTAAAAATCCTCGGGACATCGCTTGAGGATCTCGACCGGGCTGAGGACCGAAAACAGTTCGAAGCAGCATTGACGGCGCTCGACATTCCACAGCCACCAGGTAAAACGGCCGTGACAGTCGAAGAAGCGGTCACGGCAGCAGCGTCACTCGGTTACCCGGTTCTCGTTCGTCCATCGTACGTCCTCGGCGGTCGGGCAATGGAAATCGTCTATGCTCAAGAAGAACTCGAACATTATATGAAACACGCCGTCATCGCCTCACCGGAACGACCGGTCCTCGTTGACCGCTATCTGACAGGAATCGAACTCGAGGTCGACGCAATCTGCGACGGAACGGATGTCGTCATTCCAGGCATCATGGAGCACATCGAACGTGCCGGTGTTCACTCGGGTGACTCGATTGGTGTCTATCCGCCACAACGTGTCTCCCAAGACATCAAGGACCGGATCGTCGACTACACGACACGGATTGCGAAAGCATTCGGCATCAAAGGCTTACTCAACATCCAGTTCGTCTACGCGGACGGCGCTCTCTATGTCCTTGAAGTCAATCCGCGTGCTAGCCGGACGGTGCCATTCATCTCGAAAGTAACGGGACTTCCGGTCGCGCGTCTCGCAACGGACATCATTCTCGGTGAGACACTCGCTTCTTATGGATTAACAAGTGGTGTCCTACCGGAAGAACCACTCGTCTCTGTCAAAGTACCGGTCTTCTCATTTGCGAAGCTTAAAGAAGTTGATCCGACACTCGGACCGGAGATGAAATCAACCGGTGAAGTCATCGGAACGGACCGGACGCTCGAAAAAGCGCTCTATAAAGGGTTGCTCGCATCAGGGATGGCGATTCCAGAGCACGGTCGTGTCCTCTTGACAGTCGCAGATCCAGATAAAGCAGAAATGACGGATCTCGCACGTCGCTTTGCCTCACTTGGATTCACGTTACTTGCAACGGAAGGAACGGCAGCGTACTTGACGGAGCAAGGATTACCGGTCCAGACGGTCGGCAAAATCGACTCGTCTTCCGAATCGATGCTCGACGTGATTGAAAAAGGGGAGATCGAATATGTCATCAATACGATGAGTCGGGACTCGCAAGTCACGAAAGATGGCTTCATCATTCGCCGGGCAGCAGCCGAGAATCAGGTCGTCTGTCTGACATCACTCGATACGGCGGAAGCAATTCTACGTGTCATCGAAAGTCGCTCGTTTGAAGCCAGTGCAATCCAAGCCTTCACACATGAAAAGAAAGTGGTGATCCAATGA
- a CDS encoding carbamoyl phosphate synthase small subunit, translating into MRKRTLILEDGMTFEGTAFGSDTTTTGEVVFQTGMTGYQEMLSDPSYCDQMIVLTNPLIGNYGINREDYETTRPLAKALIVREHCQTPSNFRSEMSLDAALQDLDIPGLSGIDTRQLTRHIRSKGVMRGRLVDGEFDLAAELVHLQNAPIETDQVKRASTERAYIIPGAGPRIVLVDFGAKLGIVRELVKRGCEVVVVPYDVNATEVLRYRPDGVMLSNGPGNPKDVPTAIPLIQELTGKVVIFGICLGHQLIALAHGADTFKLPFGHRGANHPVQDIRTGRVDITSQNHGYAVDEQSLRDTVLEVTHLAINDGTVEGIRHTTAAVFSVQYHPEASPGPMDANGLFQQFLEEITKQQEVSHA; encoded by the coding sequence ATGCGTAAACGGACACTGATACTAGAAGATGGGATGACGTTTGAAGGAACGGCGTTTGGCTCAGATACGACAACAACAGGAGAGGTCGTCTTCCAGACCGGAATGACAGGGTATCAAGAAATGTTATCGGATCCATCTTACTGCGATCAGATGATCGTGTTGACGAACCCGTTAATCGGAAACTACGGGATTAACCGAGAAGATTATGAGACAACGCGTCCGCTCGCTAAAGCACTGATCGTCCGTGAACATTGTCAGACGCCGTCGAATTTCCGGAGTGAGATGTCACTCGATGCGGCACTTCAGGATCTTGATATTCCAGGATTAAGTGGAATCGATACGCGTCAATTGACACGGCACATCCGTTCGAAAGGTGTCATGCGTGGACGACTCGTTGACGGTGAGTTCGATTTAGCAGCAGAACTGGTTCATCTTCAAAACGCACCTATCGAGACGGATCAAGTCAAGCGGGCCTCAACGGAACGAGCGTACATCATTCCAGGTGCTGGACCGCGGATCGTTCTCGTCGATTTCGGTGCGAAGCTCGGAATCGTCCGCGAACTCGTCAAACGCGGCTGTGAAGTCGTCGTCGTGCCCTACGATGTCAATGCAACGGAAGTCTTACGCTATCGTCCGGACGGTGTAATGCTATCGAACGGACCAGGGAATCCAAAGGATGTCCCAACGGCGATTCCGTTGATTCAAGAATTGACGGGAAAAGTCGTCATCTTCGGCATCTGTCTCGGTCATCAGTTGATTGCACTAGCGCACGGGGCGGATACGTTCAAGCTCCCATTCGGTCACCGAGGGGCGAATCATCCAGTCCAAGATATCCGGACAGGTCGCGTCGATATCACGTCGCAAAACCACGGGTATGCCGTCGACGAACAGTCATTACGCGATACCGTGCTTGAAGTGACGCATCTTGCGATCAATGACGGAACGGTCGAAGGCATCCGTCATACGACAGCAGCGGTCTTCTCCGTCCAATACCATCCGGAAGCATCACCTGGTCCGATGGATGCGAACGGTCTATTCCAACAGTTTTTAGAAGAAATCACGAAACAACAGGAGGTCTCTCATGCCTAA
- a CDS encoding dihydroorotase — MTTRIENARWYEAGQVRTGDIRIEAGKITDLAATPQANETVIDASGLFVAPGFVDIHVHLREPGGEHKETIATGTAAAAAGGFTTICPMPNTRPVPDDRQTLDALFQKIEETASVRVLPYAAISKNQLGQELVAFDQLIDAVAFTDDGVGVQTAAVMRTAMQQAARLGKTIVAHCEDDSLKAGCVHEGNYSRREGLQGIPSLAESIHIARDVLIAEETGCHYHVCHVSTKESVRVIRDAKRAGIRVTAEVTPHHLVLIDEDIPNQDPNFKMNPPLRSEADRQALLEGLADGTIDCIATDHAPHAAEEKALGIERAPFGITGFETAFPLLYTKLVAEGEMALETLIRNLTDKAAAIFELPYGRLEVGAEADLVLLDLETERIVSPERFRSKGKNTPFAGERLKGFPVMTLVKGEIVFKEDTAHA; from the coding sequence ATGACAACACGAATTGAGAATGCGAGATGGTACGAGGCGGGACAAGTTCGAACTGGAGATATTCGGATTGAAGCCGGGAAAATCACGGATTTAGCAGCAACACCGCAAGCGAATGAAACGGTCATTGATGCGTCCGGCTTATTCGTTGCACCAGGATTCGTCGACATCCATGTCCACCTGCGGGAACCGGGTGGCGAACATAAGGAGACGATTGCGACCGGCACGGCAGCGGCGGCAGCGGGTGGATTCACGACGATTTGTCCGATGCCGAACACGCGCCCCGTACCAGACGATCGTCAAACACTCGATGCTTTGTTCCAAAAGATTGAAGAGACGGCGTCCGTCCGGGTTTTGCCTTACGCGGCGATTTCAAAAAATCAACTCGGACAAGAACTCGTCGCGTTCGACCAATTAATAGATGCCGTCGCGTTCACGGATGACGGTGTCGGCGTCCAGACGGCAGCAGTCATGCGGACAGCGATGCAACAAGCGGCACGGCTCGGGAAAACGATCGTTGCCCACTGTGAAGATGATTCGTTAAAAGCAGGATGTGTGCACGAGGGAAACTACAGTCGACGAGAAGGACTACAAGGTATTCCGTCGCTTGCTGAGAGTATCCACATCGCACGTGATGTTCTGATTGCAGAAGAGACTGGCTGTCATTATCACGTCTGTCATGTCTCGACGAAAGAATCGGTCCGTGTCATCCGTGACGCGAAACGAGCAGGGATCCGGGTGACGGCAGAAGTCACACCGCACCATCTGGTGTTGATCGATGAAGACATACCGAATCAGGACCCGAACTTTAAAATGAATCCTCCCTTACGAAGTGAAGCAGATCGCCAAGCATTGCTCGAGGGGTTAGCGGACGGAACGATTGATTGCATCGCGACCGATCACGCTCCCCATGCGGCAGAAGAGAAGGCACTCGGTATCGAACGCGCCCCGTTCGGCATCACAGGGTTCGAGACGGCCTTCCCACTCCTCTATACGAAGCTTGTTGCTGAAGGAGAGATGGCACTTGAGACACTGATTCGGAATTTGACGGACAAGGCAGCAGCCATCTTTGAACTTCCTTACGGGAGACTCGAAGTGGGGGCGGAAGCAGATCTGGTTTTGCTTGATCTAGAAACGGAGCGTATCGTATCACCGGAACGATTCCGCTCAAAAGGTAAGAACACACCGTTCGCAGGAGAACGGTTAAAAGGATTCCCGGTCATGACGCTCGTCAAGGGAGAAATCGTATTCAAGGAGGACACAGCACATGCGTAA
- a CDS encoding aspartate carbamoyltransferase catalytic subunit, translated as MMTILKNRHFVNLEILSTTEINSLIERSLAFKRGEPAPDYSDKTLVNLFFENSTRTRSSFEMAEHRLNMHLLPFETATSSVQKGETLRDTCKTLEAIGADALVIRHGATGYYEELMQTLDIPIINAGDGSGQHPSQSLLDLMTMVETYGTVEGKVVVICGDLQHSRVARSNADILKRLGAIVYGSGPIEWYDPAMGIPYLPMDEAVEQCDILMLLRVQHERHDGTTRFDPAVYHTTHGLTHERMNRLKHSAIVLHPAPVNRGVEIADELVEHPQSRIFEQMKNGVFARMAILEWCFSTKSIKGDDADDNTN; from the coding sequence ATGATGACGATCCTAAAAAACCGGCATTTCGTCAACCTAGAAATTTTATCCACGACAGAAATTAATTCTTTGATTGAACGCAGTCTCGCTTTTAAACGAGGCGAGCCAGCGCCAGATTATTCCGATAAGACGCTTGTCAATCTGTTCTTTGAAAACTCGACTCGGACACGCTCTTCCTTTGAGATGGCAGAGCATCGTCTGAACATGCATCTACTGCCGTTCGAAACGGCGACTTCCTCCGTGCAAAAAGGAGAAACGTTACGCGATACATGCAAGACACTCGAAGCAATCGGCGCAGATGCTTTGGTCATTCGCCACGGAGCAACCGGATATTACGAAGAACTGATGCAGACACTCGATATTCCGATCATCAATGCGGGAGACGGGAGCGGTCAACATCCGTCCCAGTCCTTACTCGATTTGATGACGATGGTCGAAACGTACGGAACGGTCGAAGGAAAAGTCGTCGTCATCTGTGGGGACTTGCAACATAGTCGCGTCGCCCGATCGAACGCGGACATCTTAAAGCGACTCGGTGCCATCGTTTATGGATCAGGACCTATTGAGTGGTACGACCCTGCGATGGGCATACCGTATCTTCCGATGGATGAAGCAGTCGAGCAGTGCGACATCTTGATGTTACTGCGTGTCCAGCACGAACGGCATGACGGGACGACACGATTTGATCCAGCAGTCTACCACACAACACACGGATTGACACATGAGCGGATGAACCGTCTGAAGCATTCCGCGATCGTGCTTCATCCGGCACCGGTCAATCGGGGAGTCGAGATTGCCGACGAACTGGTCGAACATCCGCAATCGCGGATCTTTGAACAGATGAAAAATGGTGTCTTTGCACGGATGGCGATTCTGGAATGGTGCTTTTCAACGAAATCAATCAAAGGAGACGATGCAGATGACAACACGAATTGA
- a CDS encoding uracil-xanthine permease family protein, protein MAKHAAVLDVQEVPTHPLNWLMLSLQHVFAMFGATVLVPLLTGLNTSVALVASGVGTLIFLAVTRFKVPTYLGSSFAYIAPIIAVSERWGVEDALIGGMVAGLVYGLVSLLIRYTGAAWLLRLLPPVVIGPVIMVIGLSLAPTAVNMAMNGADGKYNGLYFLVAMVTLGVTLLAMTYLKGMWSTIPILFGITIGYLVAASVGIIDFTPLQQATLFHVPDFTIPFLNYTPSWNTAALLLIVPVTLVTLTEHIGEQKVTSRIIGRETLLDPGMHRTVLGDGIAKTVASMLGGPPVTTYGENNGVMSITRVYSVYVLGGAAVLAISFGFLGYVEGFIKTIPTPVMGGISILLFGVIASNGLRTLTESKIDLADKRNLTITAVILVTGIGGAALKIGNFSLEGMALATILGIILNLVLPKMTEQVEETTETSTTQSVANNF, encoded by the coding sequence ATGGCAAAACATGCCGCAGTACTTGATGTACAAGAAGTACCTACTCACCCTCTAAACTGGCTGATGCTCAGCTTACAACACGTCTTCGCGATGTTTGGTGCGACCGTGCTCGTCCCGCTCTTAACGGGACTCAACACATCGGTCGCGCTCGTCGCAAGCGGAGTCGGCACACTGATTTTCCTCGCCGTCACCCGCTTCAAAGTACCCACATATCTTGGTTCAAGTTTTGCCTACATCGCCCCGATCATTGCCGTCAGTGAACGGTGGGGTGTCGAGGATGCCTTAATCGGCGGAATGGTCGCTGGACTCGTCTACGGACTTGTCTCACTCCTCATCCGCTACACGGGAGCTGCTTGGTTGCTTCGCTTACTCCCACCGGTCGTCATCGGACCGGTCATCATGGTCATCGGTTTATCGCTCGCCCCGACCGCTGTCAACATGGCGATGAACGGAGCGGATGGTAAGTACAACGGACTGTACTTCCTCGTCGCGATGGTCACACTCGGCGTCACACTCCTTGCGATGACGTACTTAAAAGGAATGTGGAGCACGATTCCGATCCTGTTCGGGATCACGATTGGTTATCTCGTTGCGGCATCAGTCGGAATCATTGACTTCACACCACTTCAACAAGCCACGTTGTTCCACGTGCCGGACTTCACGATTCCGTTCTTGAATTACACACCATCGTGGAATACAGCCGCCTTGCTTCTGATCGTTCCCGTGACGCTCGTCACACTGACGGAGCATATCGGCGAACAAAAAGTGACATCACGGATCATCGGGCGCGAGACGCTCCTCGATCCAGGGATGCACCGGACCGTACTGGGTGACGGGATTGCGAAGACAGTCGCGTCGATGCTTGGCGGACCACCGGTTACGACGTATGGTGAGAACAACGGTGTCATGTCAATCACACGTGTCTACAGTGTCTATGTCCTCGGTGGCGCGGCGGTTCTTGCGATTAGCTTCGGATTCCTCGGATATGTCGAAGGGTTCATCAAGACGATTCCGACACCGGTCATGGGTGGGATCAGTATCCTCCTATTTGGAGTCATCGCGTCGAATGGTCTCCGGACGCTGACGGAAAGTAAGATCGATCTTGCCGATAAACGGAACTTGACGATTACAGCCGTCATTCTCGTCACAGGTATCGGAGGCGCGGCGCTTAAAATCGGCAACTTCTCTCTCGAAGGAATGGCACTAGCGACGATTCTTGGAATCATCCTGAATCTAGTTCTTCCGAAAATGACAGAGCAGGTCGAAGAAACAACGGAAACCTCTACAACTCAATCGGTAGCTAACAACTTTTAA
- the pyrR gene encoding bifunctional pyr operon transcriptional regulator/uracil phosphoribosyltransferase PyrR — MKPAVILDEAAIGRALTRIAHEIIERNKGIHDLMIVGIKTRGETLARRLTKRIEQIEGKPVLLGVVDISMYRDDLSKRSLEPEIKGSDLPEDITGKIVVLVDDVLYTGRTVRAAMDALVDHGRPSMIQLAVLVDRGHRELPIRPDFIGKNVPTSREEQVVVALSEVDEADQVFIKR, encoded by the coding sequence ATGAAACCAGCCGTCATCTTAGATGAAGCCGCGATTGGACGTGCACTGACACGGATCGCCCATGAAATCATCGAACGTAACAAAGGAATTCATGATTTGATGATTGTCGGAATCAAGACGCGAGGCGAGACACTCGCTCGTCGACTTACGAAGCGCATCGAACAAATCGAAGGAAAACCGGTCTTACTCGGTGTCGTCGACATCTCAATGTACCGGGATGACTTGTCGAAACGAAGTTTAGAACCAGAAATCAAAGGTTCTGATCTACCGGAAGACATCACCGGGAAAATCGTCGTCCTCGTTGACGACGTGCTCTACACAGGTCGCACCGTTCGCGCCGCGATGGACGCGCTCGTCGACCACGGAAGACCAAGTATGATTCAACTCGCTGTCCTCGTCGACCGCGGACATCGGGAGTTACCAATTCGACCAGATTTCATCGGTAAGAACGTCCCGACATCCCGTGAGGAACAAGTCGTCGTCGCGCTTTCTGAAGTCGATGAAGCCGATCAAGTATTCATTAAACGCTAA